One Brachyhypopomus gauderio isolate BG-103 unplaced genomic scaffold, BGAUD_0.2 sc68, whole genome shotgun sequence DNA window includes the following coding sequences:
- the LOC143490938 gene encoding WW domain binding protein 1-like isoform X2, with the protein MEVWHNGVIIGVLLSGCMAEGVTAATKDTDMASLHRGFEYQEKPQTTYSPTFCPGVNNRPPYLCETGYCCGESGCCTYYYELWWFWLLWTVLLLFSCCCAYRHRRAKLRLQQQQRQREINLMAYHRACSYPDPALDLSLLAAFKLPSYEEVAAQPSTPPPPYSVALALHGSALYARAGPSGLTSSHSSGNCTSCSCDSCSLSSPCSTSFSVQVTDEALTSNATTPSDSGHTCRASPFPGPHPSSPTPAEQNTPTQPAPPISVTPVLLQYPQEAEACQSGEDPTSRVTHSPLKHTLFSSSVCVFEPDGREPSIKCSEQCGEDDLNENHFRHRSLTGDSGIEVCRCQVRHEEDDEETEKCAIEGGELPEEVGLVHDSVDCSHRALSVQSQLPTGDSSQSLAGDNRQSGPTSAKQRGEDSVITVQSS; encoded by the exons ATGGAAGTATGGCATAATGGAGTGATTATAGGAGTATTGCTGAGTGGCTGTATGGCAGAAGGA GTCACTGCAGCTACAAAGGATACGGACATGGCAAGTTTGCACAGG GGCTTTGAGTATCAAGAAAAACCACAGACCACATACAGCCCCACTTTCTGCCCGGGAGTGAACAACAGGCCTCCATATTTGTGTGAGACGGGTTACTGCTGTGGAGAAAGTGGCTGCTGCACCTACTATTATGAGCTCTGGT GGTTCTGGTTGCTCTGGACAGTTCTGCTTCTGTTTAGCTGCTGTTGTgcctacagacacagacgggCCAAGCTCCGCCTCCAGCAGCAGCAGCGACAGCGGGAGATCAACCTGATGGCCTATCACAGGGCCTGCAGCTACCCAGACCCCGCCCTCGACCTTA GTCTTCTTGCTGCCTTTAAACTTCCGTCCTATGAAGAAGTGGCAGCACAGCCcagcacccctcccccaccctacaGTGTAGCCTTGGCCCTGCACGGCAGCGCTCTGTATGCTCGAGCTGGCCCTAGTGGCTTGACTTCCTCGCACAGCTCAGGGAACTGCACTTCCTGCTCGTGTGACTCgtgctccctctcctccccctgtaGCACCTCCTTCTCTGTGCAGGTGACCGATGAGGCTCTGACCAGCAACGCCACCACGCCCAGCGATTCTGGACACACCTGCAGGGCCTCTCCTTTCCCCGGGCCACATCCCTCCTCACCCACCCCTGCAGAGCAGAACACTCCCACCCAGCCTGCTCCACCCATCTCTGTGACCCCCGTACTGCTGCAGTACCCACAGGAGGCGGAGGCTTGTCAATCTGGGGAGGATCCGACCTCCAGagtcacacactctcctctcaaaCACACCCTTTTCTCCTctagtgtatgtgtatttgagcCTGATGGAAGAGAACCCAGCATCAAGTGTTCAGAGCAGTGCGGTGAGGACGATCTGAATGAGAACCACTTTCGTCACCGCAGTCTGACGGGCGACTCCGGCATTGAGGTGTGTCGCTGCCAGGTTAGGcatgaggaagatgatgaagagACTGAAAAGTGTGCAATAGAGGGCGGAGAACTGCCTGAGGAGGTGGGGCTTGTCCATGATAGTGTGGACTGTTCACACCGAGCTCTGTCTGTCCAGTCACAACTCCCGACTGGGGACAGCAGCCAGTCACTGGCTGGGGATAACAGGCAGTCTGGCCCCACCTCTGCCAAACAGAGAGGTGAAGACTCTGTTATCACTGTGCAATCCTCTTGA
- the LOC143490938 gene encoding WW domain binding protein 1-like isoform X3, with product MASLHRGFEYQEKPQTTYSPTFCPGVNNRPPYLCETGYCCGESGCCTYYYELWWFWLLWTVLLLFSCCCAYRHRRAKLRLQQQQRQREINLMAYHRACSYPDPALDLSLLAAFKLPSYEEVAAQPSTPPPPYSVALALHGSALYARAGPSGLTSSHSSGNCTSCSCDSCSLSSPCSTSFSVQVTDEALTSNATTPSDSGHTCRASPFPGPHPSSPTPAEQNTPTQPAPPISVTPVLLQYPQEAEACQSGEDPTSRVTHSPLKHTLFSSSVCVFEPDGREPSIKCSEQCGEDDLNENHFRHRSLTGDSGIEVCRCQVRHEEDDEETEKCAIEGGELPEEVGLVHDSVDCSHRALSVQSQLPTGDSSQSLAGDNRQSGPTSAKQRGEDSVITVQSS from the exons ATGGCAAGTTTGCACAGG GGCTTTGAGTATCAAGAAAAACCACAGACCACATACAGCCCCACTTTCTGCCCGGGAGTGAACAACAGGCCTCCATATTTGTGTGAGACGGGTTACTGCTGTGGAGAAAGTGGCTGCTGCACCTACTATTATGAGCTCTGGT GGTTCTGGTTGCTCTGGACAGTTCTGCTTCTGTTTAGCTGCTGTTGTgcctacagacacagacgggCCAAGCTCCGCCTCCAGCAGCAGCAGCGACAGCGGGAGATCAACCTGATGGCCTATCACAGGGCCTGCAGCTACCCAGACCCCGCCCTCGACCTTA GTCTTCTTGCTGCCTTTAAACTTCCGTCCTATGAAGAAGTGGCAGCACAGCCcagcacccctcccccaccctacaGTGTAGCCTTGGCCCTGCACGGCAGCGCTCTGTATGCTCGAGCTGGCCCTAGTGGCTTGACTTCCTCGCACAGCTCAGGGAACTGCACTTCCTGCTCGTGTGACTCgtgctccctctcctccccctgtaGCACCTCCTTCTCTGTGCAGGTGACCGATGAGGCTCTGACCAGCAACGCCACCACGCCCAGCGATTCTGGACACACCTGCAGGGCCTCTCCTTTCCCCGGGCCACATCCCTCCTCACCCACCCCTGCAGAGCAGAACACTCCCACCCAGCCTGCTCCACCCATCTCTGTGACCCCCGTACTGCTGCAGTACCCACAGGAGGCGGAGGCTTGTCAATCTGGGGAGGATCCGACCTCCAGagtcacacactctcctctcaaaCACACCCTTTTCTCCTctagtgtatgtgtatttgagcCTGATGGAAGAGAACCCAGCATCAAGTGTTCAGAGCAGTGCGGTGAGGACGATCTGAATGAGAACCACTTTCGTCACCGCAGTCTGACGGGCGACTCCGGCATTGAGGTGTGTCGCTGCCAGGTTAGGcatgaggaagatgatgaagagACTGAAAAGTGTGCAATAGAGGGCGGAGAACTGCCTGAGGAGGTGGGGCTTGTCCATGATAGTGTGGACTGTTCACACCGAGCTCTGTCTGTCCAGTCACAACTCCCGACTGGGGACAGCAGCCAGTCACTGGCTGGGGATAACAGGCAGTCTGGCCCCACCTCTGCCAAACAGAGAGGTGAAGACTCTGTTATCACTGTGCAATCCTCTTGA
- the LOC143490938 gene encoding WW domain binding protein 1-like isoform X1 — MDWETQQREKTELFCFILHCLLLVTAATKDTDMASLHRGFEYQEKPQTTYSPTFCPGVNNRPPYLCETGYCCGESGCCTYYYELWWFWLLWTVLLLFSCCCAYRHRRAKLRLQQQQRQREINLMAYHRACSYPDPALDLSLLAAFKLPSYEEVAAQPSTPPPPYSVALALHGSALYARAGPSGLTSSHSSGNCTSCSCDSCSLSSPCSTSFSVQVTDEALTSNATTPSDSGHTCRASPFPGPHPSSPTPAEQNTPTQPAPPISVTPVLLQYPQEAEACQSGEDPTSRVTHSPLKHTLFSSSVCVFEPDGREPSIKCSEQCGEDDLNENHFRHRSLTGDSGIEVCRCQVRHEEDDEETEKCAIEGGELPEEVGLVHDSVDCSHRALSVQSQLPTGDSSQSLAGDNRQSGPTSAKQRGEDSVITVQSS, encoded by the exons ATGGACTGGGAGACACAGCAACGTGAAAAAACGGAGCTATTTTGTTTCATACTACACTGTCTTCTACTG GTCACTGCAGCTACAAAGGATACGGACATGGCAAGTTTGCACAGG GGCTTTGAGTATCAAGAAAAACCACAGACCACATACAGCCCCACTTTCTGCCCGGGAGTGAACAACAGGCCTCCATATTTGTGTGAGACGGGTTACTGCTGTGGAGAAAGTGGCTGCTGCACCTACTATTATGAGCTCTGGT GGTTCTGGTTGCTCTGGACAGTTCTGCTTCTGTTTAGCTGCTGTTGTgcctacagacacagacgggCCAAGCTCCGCCTCCAGCAGCAGCAGCGACAGCGGGAGATCAACCTGATGGCCTATCACAGGGCCTGCAGCTACCCAGACCCCGCCCTCGACCTTA GTCTTCTTGCTGCCTTTAAACTTCCGTCCTATGAAGAAGTGGCAGCACAGCCcagcacccctcccccaccctacaGTGTAGCCTTGGCCCTGCACGGCAGCGCTCTGTATGCTCGAGCTGGCCCTAGTGGCTTGACTTCCTCGCACAGCTCAGGGAACTGCACTTCCTGCTCGTGTGACTCgtgctccctctcctccccctgtaGCACCTCCTTCTCTGTGCAGGTGACCGATGAGGCTCTGACCAGCAACGCCACCACGCCCAGCGATTCTGGACACACCTGCAGGGCCTCTCCTTTCCCCGGGCCACATCCCTCCTCACCCACCCCTGCAGAGCAGAACACTCCCACCCAGCCTGCTCCACCCATCTCTGTGACCCCCGTACTGCTGCAGTACCCACAGGAGGCGGAGGCTTGTCAATCTGGGGAGGATCCGACCTCCAGagtcacacactctcctctcaaaCACACCCTTTTCTCCTctagtgtatgtgtatttgagcCTGATGGAAGAGAACCCAGCATCAAGTGTTCAGAGCAGTGCGGTGAGGACGATCTGAATGAGAACCACTTTCGTCACCGCAGTCTGACGGGCGACTCCGGCATTGAGGTGTGTCGCTGCCAGGTTAGGcatgaggaagatgatgaagagACTGAAAAGTGTGCAATAGAGGGCGGAGAACTGCCTGAGGAGGTGGGGCTTGTCCATGATAGTGTGGACTGTTCACACCGAGCTCTGTCTGTCCAGTCACAACTCCCGACTGGGGACAGCAGCCAGTCACTGGCTGGGGATAACAGGCAGTCTGGCCCCACCTCTGCCAAACAGAGAGGTGAAGACTCTGTTATCACTGTGCAATCCTCTTGA